The following coding sequences lie in one Streptomyces sp. NBC_00510 genomic window:
- a CDS encoding YnfA family protein — protein sequence MIPFRSVALFLLAALLEIGGAWLVWQGLREHRGWAWIGAGVIALGLYGCVATLQPDAEFGRILAAYGGVFIAGSLAWGMVADGYRPDRYDVVGALVCLVGVGIIMYGPRSG from the coding sequence ATGATCCCGTTCCGTTCCGTGGCCCTCTTCCTGCTGGCCGCGCTGCTGGAGATCGGCGGCGCCTGGCTGGTCTGGCAGGGGCTGCGCGAGCACCGCGGATGGGCGTGGATCGGGGCCGGCGTCATCGCCCTGGGCCTGTACGGGTGCGTCGCCACCCTCCAGCCGGACGCCGAGTTCGGCCGCATCCTCGCCGCCTACGGCGGGGTGTTCATCGCGGGCTCGCTCGCCTGGGGGATGGTGGCCGACGGCTACCGCCCCGACCGCTACGACGTGGTGGGCGCGCTGGTGTGCCTGGTGGGCGTGGGGATCATCATGTACGGGCCACGCAGCGGCTGA
- a CDS encoding class I SAM-dependent methyltransferase — protein sequence MMPRVPCAPARAPNRRWTVVHTDPAQIRAFFAARAADWETRYPDDAPVYRAGVAELGLREGQRVLDAGCGTARAMPFLRAAVGASGTVVGADLTPEMLAAAVRAGRREHGALLLADCALLPLRDAALDAVFAAGLIGHLPDPGACLRELARVTRPGGRLALFHPIGRAALAARQGRELTPDDLRAEPNLGPLLESSGWTLTSYTDTDERFLAMASTKA from the coding sequence ATGATGCCCCGCGTCCCGTGCGCCCCGGCGCGCGCCCCGAACCGGAGGTGGACCGTCGTGCACACCGACCCCGCGCAGATCCGCGCGTTCTTCGCCGCCCGCGCCGCCGACTGGGAGACCCGCTACCCCGACGACGCCCCCGTCTACCGTGCCGGTGTCGCCGAACTGGGCCTGCGGGAGGGCCAGAGGGTCCTCGACGCGGGGTGCGGCACGGCCCGGGCGATGCCCTTCCTGCGCGCGGCCGTGGGGGCGTCCGGGACGGTCGTGGGCGCCGATCTGACGCCCGAGATGCTGGCCGCGGCGGTACGGGCCGGGCGCCGGGAGCACGGCGCCCTGCTGCTGGCCGACTGCGCCCTGCTGCCGCTGCGCGACGCCGCCCTGGACGCCGTCTTCGCCGCGGGGCTGATCGGGCACCTGCCGGACCCCGGGGCCTGTCTGCGGGAGCTGGCCCGGGTCACCCGGCCCGGCGGCCGGCTGGCGCTCTTCCACCCGATCGGACGGGCGGCGCTGGCCGCCCGGCAGGGCCGCGAGCTGACCCCGGACGACCTGCGCGCCGAGCCCAACCTGGGGCCCTTGCTGGAGTCCTCGGGGTGGACCCTGACCTCCTACACCGACACCGACGAGCGGTTCCTCGCGATGGCCTCGACGAAGGCGTAG
- a CDS encoding alpha/beta hydrolase, which produces MQQTRFTEDGACIRWTGTPGTGPALVYVHGLGAASSVYFAHIAADPALTGRRSLLVDLPGHGISDRPAAFGYTLEEHADALAAALDAAATGPAEVVGHSMGGAVAIVLAARRPDLVARLVLAEANLDARPRVTAGSSGIAAFTEEEFVHGGGFARVLERVGPRWAATMRLADPVALHRTASSLLRGSDPVMRELLLASPVPRTFLQGESSGDLSGRAELEAAGVSVVTVPGAGHNIMFDNAYAFVEAIARNRSSVSV; this is translated from the coding sequence ATGCAGCAGACACGATTCACCGAGGACGGGGCGTGCATCCGCTGGACCGGGACACCCGGGACCGGCCCCGCGCTCGTCTATGTGCACGGGCTGGGCGCGGCCTCCTCCGTCTACTTCGCCCACATAGCGGCGGATCCGGCCCTCACCGGGCGGCGTTCACTCCTCGTCGACCTGCCGGGCCACGGCATCAGCGACCGGCCCGCCGCCTTCGGCTACACGCTGGAGGAGCACGCGGACGCGCTCGCCGCGGCACTCGACGCCGCCGCGACGGGCCCGGCGGAGGTGGTCGGCCACAGCATGGGAGGCGCCGTGGCGATCGTCCTCGCCGCGCGCCGGCCCGATCTGGTGGCGCGCCTGGTGCTGGCGGAGGCGAACCTCGACGCGCGTCCGCGCGTGACGGCCGGAAGCAGCGGCATCGCGGCCTTCACCGAGGAGGAGTTCGTCCACGGCGGGGGCTTCGCCCGCGTCCTGGAGCGGGTCGGCCCGCGGTGGGCCGCCACGATGCGCCTGGCCGACCCGGTCGCCCTGCACCGCACCGCCTCGTCACTGCTGCGGGGGAGCGATCCGGTCATGCGGGAACTGCTGCTCGCGTCGCCCGTCCCGCGCACCTTCCTGCAGGGTGAGTCGAGCGGTGACCTGAGCGGCCGGGCGGAGCTGGAGGCGGCCGGGGTGTCCGTCGTGACGGTCCCCGGCGCCGGTCACAACATCATGTTCGACAACGCCTACGCCTTCGTCGAGGCCATCGCGAGGAACCGCTCGTCGGTGTCGGTGTAG